From the Esox lucius isolate fEsoLuc1 chromosome 21, fEsoLuc1.pri, whole genome shotgun sequence genome, one window contains:
- the LOC105022620 gene encoding suppressor of cytokine signaling 6 isoform X1: protein MIRCFSAYSPRIQQATKGVSKRPTGTDEFSPVFMTSCLQPDGRTLWIAASSSSGPQVESSYPVPCPAPRPGQGGLFRMKKISLKTIRKSLNINKGKEDGGGDFVMLQQASLVAKEDSLFGGCYTKDLAGCDISGGGGVGEEEKVGQNKGRSKSESLMGSLKRRLSAKQKAKVKGGPITTGSVDDDDAFSSSSVPIGLNEVKAQRPLRSASLRSHHYSPSPWPLRSVNSDEACIKMEVKVKAMVHSPSPSPSLNGVRKEFHHHDFQMEGIFQEQAESLKNLQQPRNGDHLHLNVDEHVPVVLGLTPQDYIQYTMPLDEGMYPEGSHSVSHSFCLDRSSPMEVVTEVDRSSFHLHVEHPSQEDQSLVSMNLNLPVDLFMESQSMNSLVMGSTGVTLQSSRDRVEAQQPPPPPLSPLLPPLPSIDIPRTYSEFSGADGHVAERVRHHLNFDPNSAPGVGRVYDSVQSSGPMVVTSLTEELKKLARQGWYWGPITRWEAEEKLVNLPDGSFLVRDSSDDRYLLSLSFRSQTKTLHTRIEHSNGRFSFYEQPDVEGHSSIVDLIEYSIKDSENGAFCYSRSRLPGSATYPVRLTNPVSRFMQVRSLQYLCRFVIRQYTRIDLIQNLPLPNKMKDYLQEKHY from the exons ATGATTCGCTGTTTCTCAGCGTATTCTCCCAGAATTCAACAGGCAACAAAGGGAGTGAGCAAGAGGCCGACTGGAA CGGATGAGTTCTCTCCGGTGTTTATGACCAGCTGTCTCCAGCCTGATGGGAGGACTCTGTGGATAgcagcatcatcatcatcaggaCCCCAGGTGGAGAGCAGCTACCCCGTCCCATGCCCTGCTCCCCGCCCTGGCCAAGGAGGGCTTTTCAGAATGAAGAAAATCAGTCTTAAGACCATCCGCAAATCCCTCAACATCAATAAGGGCAAGGAGGACGGAGGGGGCGACTTTGTTATGCTTCAGCAGGCCTCACTTGTGGCCAAGGAGGACTCTCTCTTCGGGGGCTGCTACACCAAAGACCTGGCGGGCTGCGACATAAGCGGTGGGGGTGGAGTGGGGGAAGAGGAGAAGGTGGGACAGAACAAGGGCCGTTCTAAGAGCGAGAGTCTGATGGGTTCTCTGAAGAGAAGGCTATCGGCAAAGCAGAAGGCCAAGGTCAAAGGTGGCCCGATCACCACGGGGTCAGTGGACGACGACGATGCCTTCTCCTCTTCTTCTGTACCCATAGGTTTAAATGAGGTCAAGGCCCAGCGGCCGTTACGATCTGCTTCCCTCAGGAGCCACCATTACAGTCCCTCCCCATGGCCCCTGCGCTCCGTTAACTCAGATGAAGCCTGCATCAAGATGGAGGTCAAAGTTAAAGCCATGGTCCACTCCCCAAGCCCCAGCCCCAGCCTGAATGGCGTGCGGAAGGAGTTCCATCACCATGACTTCCAGATGGAGGGCATCTTTCAGGAACAGGCAGAGTCCCTGAAGAACCTCCAGCAGCCCCGTAACGGGGACCATCTGCACCTGAACGTTGACGAGCACGTGCCAGTGGTCCTGGGCCTCACACCACAGGACTACATTCAGTACACCATGCCTTTAGATGAGGGAATGTATCCAGAGGGGTCCCactctgtctcccactccttTTGCCTGGACAGGTCCTCACCCATGGAGGTGGTGACCGAGGTGGACCGTAGCTCCTTCCACCTCCACGTCGAGCACCCGAGTCAGGAGGACCAGAGTCTGGTGAGTATGAACCTGAACCTCCCGGTGGACCTCTTCATGGAGTCACAGTCGATGAACAGCCTCGTAATGGGCTCTACTGGCGTGACGCTCCAGAGCTCCCGGGACAGGGTGGAGGCCCAACAGCCCCCTCCTCCCCCGCTCTCCCCTCTCCTGCCCCCGTTACCCAGCATCGACATCCCCAGGACGTACTCTGAGTTCAGCGGGGCTGACGGCCACGTGGCGGAGCGGGTGAGACACCACCTAAACTTTGACCCCAACTCTGCACCGGGGGTTGGCCGGGTTTACGACTCGGTCCAGAGCAGCGGGCCCATGGTGGTGACCAGTCTGACTGAGGAGTTGAAAAAGCTAGCGCGACAGGGTTGGTACTGGGGACCCATCACACGCTGGGAGGCTGAGGAAAAGCTGGTCAATCTGCCCGATGGCTCTTTCCTGGTCAGGGACAGCTCGGACGACAGGTACCTCCTCAGCCTGAGCTTTCGCTCCCAGACCAAGACCCTCCACACCCGCATCGAACACTCCAACGGACGCTTCAGCTTCTACGAGCAGCCTGACGTGGAGGGACACTCGTCCATCGTGGACCTGATAGAGTACTCTATCAAAGATTCAGAAAACGGAGCCTTCTGTTATTCTAGATCTCGCTTACCAGGGTCCGCTACCTACCCAGTCAGGCTGACCAATCCGGTGTCTCGGTTTATGCAAGTGCGTTCCCTGCAGTACCTGTGTCGGTTTGTCATCAGGCAGTATACCCGGATCGACCTGATTCAGAATCTGCCTTTGCCAAACAAGATGAAAGACTACCTGCAGGAGAAGCACTACTGA
- the LOC105022620 gene encoding suppressor of cytokine signaling 6 isoform X2 — MTSCLQPDGRTLWIAASSSSGPQVESSYPVPCPAPRPGQGGLFRMKKISLKTIRKSLNINKGKEDGGGDFVMLQQASLVAKEDSLFGGCYTKDLAGCDISGGGGVGEEEKVGQNKGRSKSESLMGSLKRRLSAKQKAKVKGGPITTGSVDDDDAFSSSSVPIGLNEVKAQRPLRSASLRSHHYSPSPWPLRSVNSDEACIKMEVKVKAMVHSPSPSPSLNGVRKEFHHHDFQMEGIFQEQAESLKNLQQPRNGDHLHLNVDEHVPVVLGLTPQDYIQYTMPLDEGMYPEGSHSVSHSFCLDRSSPMEVVTEVDRSSFHLHVEHPSQEDQSLVSMNLNLPVDLFMESQSMNSLVMGSTGVTLQSSRDRVEAQQPPPPPLSPLLPPLPSIDIPRTYSEFSGADGHVAERVRHHLNFDPNSAPGVGRVYDSVQSSGPMVVTSLTEELKKLARQGWYWGPITRWEAEEKLVNLPDGSFLVRDSSDDRYLLSLSFRSQTKTLHTRIEHSNGRFSFYEQPDVEGHSSIVDLIEYSIKDSENGAFCYSRSRLPGSATYPVRLTNPVSRFMQVRSLQYLCRFVIRQYTRIDLIQNLPLPNKMKDYLQEKHY, encoded by the coding sequence ATGACCAGCTGTCTCCAGCCTGATGGGAGGACTCTGTGGATAgcagcatcatcatcatcaggaCCCCAGGTGGAGAGCAGCTACCCCGTCCCATGCCCTGCTCCCCGCCCTGGCCAAGGAGGGCTTTTCAGAATGAAGAAAATCAGTCTTAAGACCATCCGCAAATCCCTCAACATCAATAAGGGCAAGGAGGACGGAGGGGGCGACTTTGTTATGCTTCAGCAGGCCTCACTTGTGGCCAAGGAGGACTCTCTCTTCGGGGGCTGCTACACCAAAGACCTGGCGGGCTGCGACATAAGCGGTGGGGGTGGAGTGGGGGAAGAGGAGAAGGTGGGACAGAACAAGGGCCGTTCTAAGAGCGAGAGTCTGATGGGTTCTCTGAAGAGAAGGCTATCGGCAAAGCAGAAGGCCAAGGTCAAAGGTGGCCCGATCACCACGGGGTCAGTGGACGACGACGATGCCTTCTCCTCTTCTTCTGTACCCATAGGTTTAAATGAGGTCAAGGCCCAGCGGCCGTTACGATCTGCTTCCCTCAGGAGCCACCATTACAGTCCCTCCCCATGGCCCCTGCGCTCCGTTAACTCAGATGAAGCCTGCATCAAGATGGAGGTCAAAGTTAAAGCCATGGTCCACTCCCCAAGCCCCAGCCCCAGCCTGAATGGCGTGCGGAAGGAGTTCCATCACCATGACTTCCAGATGGAGGGCATCTTTCAGGAACAGGCAGAGTCCCTGAAGAACCTCCAGCAGCCCCGTAACGGGGACCATCTGCACCTGAACGTTGACGAGCACGTGCCAGTGGTCCTGGGCCTCACACCACAGGACTACATTCAGTACACCATGCCTTTAGATGAGGGAATGTATCCAGAGGGGTCCCactctgtctcccactccttTTGCCTGGACAGGTCCTCACCCATGGAGGTGGTGACCGAGGTGGACCGTAGCTCCTTCCACCTCCACGTCGAGCACCCGAGTCAGGAGGACCAGAGTCTGGTGAGTATGAACCTGAACCTCCCGGTGGACCTCTTCATGGAGTCACAGTCGATGAACAGCCTCGTAATGGGCTCTACTGGCGTGACGCTCCAGAGCTCCCGGGACAGGGTGGAGGCCCAACAGCCCCCTCCTCCCCCGCTCTCCCCTCTCCTGCCCCCGTTACCCAGCATCGACATCCCCAGGACGTACTCTGAGTTCAGCGGGGCTGACGGCCACGTGGCGGAGCGGGTGAGACACCACCTAAACTTTGACCCCAACTCTGCACCGGGGGTTGGCCGGGTTTACGACTCGGTCCAGAGCAGCGGGCCCATGGTGGTGACCAGTCTGACTGAGGAGTTGAAAAAGCTAGCGCGACAGGGTTGGTACTGGGGACCCATCACACGCTGGGAGGCTGAGGAAAAGCTGGTCAATCTGCCCGATGGCTCTTTCCTGGTCAGGGACAGCTCGGACGACAGGTACCTCCTCAGCCTGAGCTTTCGCTCCCAGACCAAGACCCTCCACACCCGCATCGAACACTCCAACGGACGCTTCAGCTTCTACGAGCAGCCTGACGTGGAGGGACACTCGTCCATCGTGGACCTGATAGAGTACTCTATCAAAGATTCAGAAAACGGAGCCTTCTGTTATTCTAGATCTCGCTTACCAGGGTCCGCTACCTACCCAGTCAGGCTGACCAATCCGGTGTCTCGGTTTATGCAAGTGCGTTCCCTGCAGTACCTGTGTCGGTTTGTCATCAGGCAGTATACCCGGATCGACCTGATTCAGAATCTGCCTTTGCCAAACAAGATGAAAGACTACCTGCAGGAGAAGCACTACTGA